The genomic segment TAAGAATTCAAGGATgatgagatttttggattgaaaacAAAGGCtagaaaattctttttttttccttcaagcTATGGCCGGCCTCACTTCTCTCCCTTggctttcttgtttttttcttgaataatcTAGAATGAACCCATGGctcctttttatttcttaattgtcacatgatttaattcaatcatggacttgggccattaagtggccatggccggccacccacatatattgggcctcaattttccattttttttttagcccaattcattataattcttgttttgtaattcccgaaacaaatttccaaaattccaattttgcccttaggccttctccattgtttccgcatccatacttccataaccggcatacacatattaagaaaaatccaaacttggccttatcctttacaagtcaaggttatttccagaTTTTCCAACTACTCAAAAATCTTTTGGATATAACAGCAAAGCAGGGAATATAAATAACgtagtcataaccgaagtaggaGTGCaaaaaatgaacataaaatTCGAATACTAAAGTACTTGCATCTAAAGCACAAATGATACATAAGGGGTACAGAAGGCAAATAAAATGATcgaaataccaaaatgcttagctttattttgtaCAACGCTTCTATCTCATGTATGTAGAAAGTAGAACAATTTATATGGGCTGACATTAACCCAAATCGGTCATAATCCATGACATCTTAATCACATACCATatcaacacacacatacaccgcGGCCAGAATCCAGCGGcgataccacatatacacggctacacatatacacatatgcacataCCGCGTGCCAGTATCCAGCGgtcgatatcacacataccgcggtcaagtatccagcggcaacatcatacataccgcggtcaagtgtCCAGCGACAATATCGCACAtactggcccgggactcggcgaaagaggtaataacggaatacacgagcagaatcgtaagtaaccatacgtatataatttattttattacaaCTGTGAGAACAACCAAAGCAAACCATTCCTTTAAAATcgagacaatagtcaaatcaggttctTTTTCGAACAttactcgaaaacatatcaaactgaatttcagaaatcataatcacgtgtcaaaatcacatgcatatgagtaaataaataattaagttgccttccaaaatccgatgaccaaatatatttactaacatcggaagGTGCGAGAGACAAGTTtgatttatcggaattagtatacaaaagttacaaccttcgaaatcgttcttatgtcaAAATGTATTTTCAAAcgcaatgaagtagttaaaataactattttatagtaatcggagcgatggtcaaaagttctcttttcaaaatcacacgaATATATCAAACAGagcgacatagggagatctcggaatgcgtgggccccacctcattcaaattgaggcggcgtaccccaaactatggtcgttaggccttacgaggTCATATACATAGGACTCCAGGCCCTCCAACATCATTTGGGCACActacggatgtttaagcacttattcaacaaaacaagacattttcaattcaattctgcTGAACgaaaaaggggtaaatttggacgtagattccaaagaatagagtcgtccccgagacCCGAATTCAAACACagtacatctaggacatgccaagagaaggaagggtggagctttacataccttatgggcCCCTTACGCACGcctaaactcaaatcccgtttgctccaaaatctacaaatggtcacaattaccaattgtaagtTATAAGCTTTTAGAGATTCATTCTTAGCCCTttcttgtctacagaaatttgggcagcacctcccctataaattcgctgccccgagaatatgactcggctcagaatatcagcaaccaaatcaataacaacactagCAACATAAATCTTCAATaaaacacattataacataaatagtccctcTTTCTTCATAACGTAACAACTTCgactccaacttcacactttcaacctaatatcaacatttccatattcatttattaattcaagaccattcaaatgcaattcggaagcatttcacattatttcacaaatcatacaaaagtttcaccgaaaccataattcatccaaagcttccgactttcaacataaacttccataacacgtttttgtcttccaatttcattaacaacaaccatactttGCATCTTAACgacttcattcttatatttacataaactactacaAAGTTGCatgttttcctacaacaaccttacaacatatttttcatgacaacaagaaccatttacCTTCCATGCacttcataataccataacaacacaattagcatacCAAACAAATTCAATAACACCTTCCCCACATAgggcactacacggccacaacacacacacacacaccacacggccatgcatgcacacaccataatttcatgatttctcttcaattttattctccctaacatccataaatcttctataacgtaaaagaaaatatgaaatccttaccttttccaataggTTCTCCTTGCCAACAcaagcactttcttgccttaaaatttataccactttgaagagaatcttgaacttagtaggaatacaagaaAATCACAATTCTTGGATCAAAGTTggaggcttggaaattttttttttctctcttttctcttggccgaaggcctttcttgttttgctcttgatttctcctttgttttcttgaagtttctaaggataatcatccttatattaattggcacatggaaaatttaatcaatttgtgggtttgggccataagttggccggccaccccctctcttttgggcctcttttcttattttttttttagcccaattacttaaaactcttgttttgtaattcccgaaactaatttccaaaatttcaattttgcccttggccttcctccgtatttccacaccactatttttcatgaacaacacacacatatcttaatcccaatcaacatatgacctcattctttacaaatcgaaattatttcgcattttccgaatatgctaaaatgccaGATATAACAGAGTTCGTTTGGCTGGttctggagatgttggggtttctgttcgaggtattgctgaatcctctattaaagaagagattaagcggcatcagtatgaggatcTATTACGGCACGGTACGAGAGACACGGCCCTTGAGAAGGAAAAgacccgttcgagattacatccgatggagtacTATTACACGAGGGCGATTATGTGTACCGATGTTGCGGGGCTCGCGGCGacgaggttatgggcgaggcacattatgcccgttattacGTTCACCCGGgatcgacgaagatgtaccatgatctcggatgcttatccggtgggatggtatgaaaagagatatagcgagttcgtcgctcggtgcccaaattgccggcgaggttaagatcgagcatcgaagcccggtggattattgcgaggaagatggagataccgtcgtggaagtgagaaatcattaatatggactttattacaggcttacctcgcactccacggaggtatgattccatttgggttatcgttgataggctgacaaaatcagcccattttcttccggtccggactacctactcagctgaggattatgccaggctttatattaaggagattgtgcgacttcatggagttccatatctattatctccgatagaggtgccCGGTTCTGACTAATTTCGGAGATCGTTTCGAAGCGGGATTGGGGACACATGTGAGTCTcggtacaacatttcatcctcggtcgacggacggccgagcgcactattcggacgGCGGAAGATATATTGCGGGCctatgttattgatttcaggggtagtcgggatgatcatttgccacttgttgaatttgcttataataacgcGCCACTCCGGTATTcaaatggcaccatatgaggctttgtatggcgaagtgtaggtcaccgatcgattggtttgatgttgggggcGAGTTGATGGGCCCGGATGTGATCCGGCGAGTAGTGGATAAgttgaaactcattcgggagcggttgttagcggctcGGAAGTTGAGAAATCATATacggataatcgccgtcgacatttagagtttcaagattggtgattgggtattccttaaagtgtcacctatgaagggtgttatgagatttggcaagaaagggaagctcagtccgagatatattgggccttatcagatcattcgtaaaataggcaaggttgcctacgagttagatctgccagctgatttgggagcagtacatccggtattctatgtttctatgcttcgtaaatataTTTGTGACCactccagaatatttcctgtagatgatatccaggtcacagacgagctatcttatgaggagcagcctatagccatattggatcgtcaggtaagaaagttgcggaataaagatgtggcttctgttaaggtgctatggcggaacaataatcgggaagaaatgacctgggaagctgaggagcagatgaagaagaagtatcctcacttgtttccagtgcctacaggtaatataattctttacttgactatgttgtttgataaatgaattgttgtgatagttaAAGAGGAAACTCCCccaagtgcttataagatcccgtaaggttaatctaacattcgaggacgaatgttcaaaagggggggaggatgttatatcccgcatttttgtacattggaacaatccggattaactatggtaagttagggtcaaaaccattccgggatacaaagtcgggacttttgaccttcgatttcatttttaagacCTAAATTGCTCATgtatttgttggtatggaacaattaggaaaatttgggaccaaaattagaattattggaagttgaaaatcatgcatcttTTCcttgcttggccgtgtggtgtgggagttggcccacacaatttgtggacaattttaattggtcaaaacacatgtgtgggccaagggacacattTGTGATTCACCtagaagcttaaaagatgacttctaagtcatctatactcatttacaacacttagaaaaaaaaaaagaaccaagaaGTTAAAGAGCatcaaggctctcggccaagaacccccaaaaatcaagtccaattcaagccatcccaaaattatttccttgatacaaatccactaattttaggtccctaagtaacgtggaagtgttgttcgggtcatccaaccattcgttgtgttaattgaaaaccctagcctatttgtggagttgaagaagaaaggtaagatttaattatgttttatgtgttataaatgttgtatgcatgttgtagtatgctaaaagggatgaaaatcatgaaatatggtatgttggaagtgggtcgtgtgtatggtgtgttagccgtgtgaggtgtgtgtatgttgtgttgtgttgaggtgatgaattgatcttatgtagcatgttcaattgttgtagtgtgtagaatggatgagaatcatcgaCATGCATgtaggaggtgttggccgaatgtaggccatttatgtgacaagaaatgaattaatatcgcttagtgttttagttgttgtcgttatgaattccatgatgagaatgagagtttaatgactcaaattgatgttgtaattgttgcggactgatttggaggttattgtacatttgatgtaacttgtataattatgagaatgacattgttagaatgtgaattgttggtgcaaatcataatttggaaatgaggaatgtgttatagttgaggctctcgggtttgggcagtttttgggtgagtgggagtattatttggaatgtttgaaacgttgtatgaattgtttcaaatgtctttgaatattgttagtatgggttcgggttagtatttgaacgtgtaagcattgatgttggcttgaatgcaagccgttgaatcgaatatattgaaagttgttgaatgatggaaaagagagttattaatgttgtattgcctttcggattgattattaatatttctaggttggttgttgttgttgttgttgttgatttggccgagttaaattctcgggattggcctatttacaggggaaatgttgccaaaatttctgtagaattaagtgctaatttggaattaaatgcctaaacgtccatagctaatgtttggcatattatgacgttgtgtagatcttggggagtccgagacgtaggttgacattagcttgagtttggagtagcttggagagcgtttgaggtatgtaaagcccaatcctttcttcttttggcatgccttagttacaaataggctatgacacgagcctcgaggaaattctattcccgCAATCTGAGCATgtgtatgactcttatttgtttcttggaattcgtatgcttgatatgatgaaatattggcccttatgtctttgaaatatttgattttcaacttttgcataaaaagtttggcttttacagaattctgtaactacgaacggccgtatctttcacagaaaggctcggattacctcgatatgctcgtaggtgattgtatgatgtacgatgactatgttttccataggcgggcccggctcgggtcaacacccgtccgtgggtcccggcgactcttctttttgtaatctaacgacttttgaaagaatttgatttggttattattccaatttctaagtatggtcattttacttatcatttgagtctatgataatgattttatgcatatggttactcacgactccgttcgtgcattcggttgtatctttcgccgagtcccgggccggttttgttgtcgtgcgcactttgttatactccgatgttatgctgtgtttatggttcaccgagcccttcGCTCGGGGACCGGGtttcgcttatatttggtgttatctttgtgttatgatgtgtgacggggatacggagatttgaaactttacggtgttatcttgtgttatggcgccatcgacgaggcggcgaccatattttcgagccctatgcatgacttgtattttgaaagtaaacattttgatattttggaaacgcatttactttacgtataCTTGTTTCGAGTATGAttcgatttgtatactatatcttgttttgcatactcggtatataTTTAAATCGacacccctttcttcggggtgcgtttcatgccgcagtacggacgcactttggtgatccgccgatctaggacaccctttcaacatttggagtgctcccttgttaggagccacattttggtatatacacgtccgttgcatttgtatatatttgttcaggggtacagcggggccctgtcccgccatatgattctatttgtctgtttagaggtttgtagacgtgtatgtgggttatgcccattctgtacagttgtgtttgtatgttatatgttctgggcgatcccattcgccgtagcagcctcgtcggcttgcatttgtatatgttttgggccgttgcgccatttgatagccttgtcggcttctgatatatatatggctgtgtttgagatgtgtttgcgacagtttgatataatctgagacagtgtttgatatctgcgtccgtataagctatctgtatatGAGTCGGActaatgattgtgtttgggtgcccagctcgggcactagtcacggcctacggggttgggttgtgacagatCCTTTCCTTTCACATAATTAGGATGTCCAATGTTTTATGGAAGAAGGAAGCAAATATATTATGAGGATTTGATCAAAAAGTGATGAAAAGGATTATGTCTTGGCAAAACAGACTTTTATCTTTTGGAGGTAGATATGTCTTTGGTTAATCATGTGCAAACCATGCCGGTATATCTACTATCAGCCATGAATCCTCCTTCTAGGGTGATAAAGCAACTTCATAGGATATTTGCTAAATTCTTTTGGGGCAATCTTTGTGGGGGTGAAAAGCAAGCATTGGGTAGCATGGGACAAATTATGCTTACCAAAAGATGAAGGAGGGATTGGTCTTAAATCACTAGCGATATCTCCAATGCACTATTTGCTAAGTTGTGGTGGAATTTCAGATGTGGAAGAAGCTTATGGAGTAGCTACATGATTAACAAATACTGCAAGAAATGGCACCCTACTATGGCAGTAGATAGAGGAGGATCACACACTTGGAGGATCACACACTTGGAGGAAGATGGTGAACATAAGAGATGCAGTTGAGCCacaaatattttggtatttgagAAATGGAACTTCAAGTTTCTGGTATGAGAATTGGACAAGGCTTGGGGCACTTTATTATATCATTCCTGATGCTGCTAGAGAAGAAGAGATAGAGGTTAGACAATTTGTggaaaatggccaatggaacaTGAAACTGTTAACAAATACTCTAGATCAGGAATTGGCTCAGCatatcaaggataacatcaaagttccagatggtgaagaagatgatgaaccATATTGGATGTTGGAAACAAATGGCAAATTCTCAGTTAAATCTACATGGGAATTTCTCAGGCATAAAGAGAGCAACAAACCAGCTATAGGCTCATAATGAGAAAGGGTTGCCAATAAAGATAAGCTTTTTCATGTGGAAGGTGTGGAAAGGAAGAATCTCTGCAGATGATATATTGAAAAGGATGATGATCAATATACCATCAAGATACTGGTGCTGTGAGGATCATAAGGAGGAAACTGTAGCTCACTTATTTCTAACATCTTCCCGGCTTGTCAAGTTATGGAAGTTTTTTGTTTCTTGTGTAGGTATTCCCACTGATGgtgttatatcctgcattttGCGCATTATGCTAAGTTAGAGATAAAACCATTCCGGGGTGCAATGTCGGGACTCTTGAccatcgattttttttttggggacctaatttgtttatgaatttgttggcatggaacatctgagaaaatttgggaccaaaagtggaataaatgaaagatgaaaatcatgaaaatgagccatattggccatgtggtgTGGAGATGATTCCACACAttttttgtggacaaatttgaatggtccaacacatgtgtggaccatggacacatgtatgaatcacttaggagcataaaagatgaccaagaagtcatctttcctcattccaaacacttagaaaaaaaaaaaagagcaagaaggtgaaagaccaacccattcggccaaggcttgaaaaatcaagaccaagaaatagccatcccaaaattattccatCCTAGCAaaaccactaattgaagggtcctcatcgacgtggagttgttgtttggggcgATAGACCATTCGTTTTCAACATTTGAGAACCCTAGgcaagttggaagttgaagaagaaaggtaagaattaagcttgttttatgtgttatgaatgatgtgtgtatgttgtagtatgctaaaatggatgaaaatcatgaaagatgGTATGTAGaaagtgaggccgtgtggtgtaggtgtggccgtgtatatgtatgttgtgttagaagtgttgaacaattctattctagcatgtttggttgttgtagtgtgatgaaatggaagagaatcattaatatggtgtgtgtatggtgtggccgaaaatgggtcattatGTGTGACAAGAATgtaataattttatgtagtagtttgattgtcGTCGTTACGAATGTCATGCTTTAAAGGAGAGTTTTATGAACCAAGTTGAAGATTGTAAATGATTTGGGCGTTTGGCACTTTAATGTGCTTTTTATGTAAATGTTGTATctatggaaatgacattgtaaatatgtggattgttgatgaaaagaatgaatttggaagttaaaaatgtgttatggatgttgtattAAGTTTGGAGTAGTTCTCGGCCaattggagtagttgttggattgtttgaacgTTTATGTGATTTGATTAGAATGCTTTTGAATGTCGTTGGAACgagttcggattagtatttggaTGAATAAATGATAATGTTAAATTGCATGTAAGTGATTACCTTGAAGACTATGAATGTTGGCAACTTATGTAGAAAAGCGCTATTGatgctagaatgtgttttgaattggatattgttgttggtgattgttattgtgggtattgtgttgttgaattggccgagttgaatccttGGGGATGTtaaatttataggggaagtgctgtcgGAATTTCCATAAGcaagcattacttccaaattttagccttaaagcttacaagtgacaattggtaaatgtgaccaaatgcagattttggaggaaacgggaattgagttttgacaagcttaaggagcgactaaggtatgtaaagctccacccttccttctcttggcatgccctagatgtaataggcttgaattcggatctcggggacgactctactctttggaatctacgtccaaatttacccctttttcattcagtagaattgaattgaaactgtcttgttttgttgaaatggacgcttaaacatccgtagtttgcccaaatgatattggagggcctagaatcctaTGTATATGACCTTGTAAGAcctaacgaccatagtttggggtacgccgcctcaatttgaccgaggtggggcccacgcattccgagacCTCTCTATGTCgccctgtttggtatatttgtgtgattttgaaaagagaacttttgaccattgctccgactattataagataatcattttaactatttcattgagtttgataatacattttgacataagaacgatttcagaaggttgtaatttttgtatactaattccgataaatctgGAACTTGTCTCCACACTtgccgatgttagtaaatatatttggttaTCGGATTTTGGGAAgataacttaattatttaattgcTCATTTgcatgtgatattgaccgctggatacttgaccgcggtatgtgtgatgttgccgctggatacttgaccgcggtatgtgtgttattgaccgctggatacttgaccgcggtatgtgtgttattgaccgctggatacttgaccgcggtatgtgtgatattgaccgctggatacttggccgcggtatgtgtatgtgtgcatatgtgATATCGCATTTGGGTTCTTGGAATTGCATCTGTGTGTGGGTGTAAT from the Lycium ferocissimum isolate CSIRO_LF1 unplaced genomic scaffold, AGI_CSIRO_Lferr_CH_V1 ctg14995, whole genome shotgun sequence genome contains:
- the LOC132042393 gene encoding uncharacterized protein LOC132042393, with protein sequence MVNIRDAVEPQIFWYLRNGTSSFWYENWTRLGALYYIIPDAAREEEIEVRQFVENGQWNMKLLTNTLDQELAQHIKDNIKVPDGEEDDEPYWMLETNGKFSVKSTWEFLRHKESNKPAIGS